One Coccinella septempunctata chromosome 1, icCocSept1.1, whole genome shotgun sequence DNA window includes the following coding sequences:
- the LOC123312088 gene encoding 3-hydroxyacyl-CoA dehydrogenase type-2-like produces the protein MLKGAVSLVTGGASGLGKATVERLVQQGSKVVICDLPSSKGHELSKALGENKAVFAPVNVTSEQNVNDALKLVKDKFGKLNYLVNCAGIGAAVRTYNFKKNEPHSLEEFTKVLTINTVGTFNVIRLAVGLLGQNEPNESGERGVIVNTASVAAFDGQIGQVAYSASKGGVVGMTLPLARDLASQGIRVVTIAPGLFRTPLLEELPEKVIASLEKSVPFPSRLGDPKEYAHLVESIIRNPMLNGEVIRLDGAIRMQP, from the exons ATGCTTAAG GGTGCAGTTTCTTTAGTTACAGGCGGTGCTTCTGGTTTGGGAAAAGCCACCGTCGAAAGGTTAGTGCAACAAGGAAGTAAAGTTGTAATTTGCGATTTACCATCTTCCAAGGGCCATGAACTGTCCAAAgctttaggagaaaataaagcAGTTTTTGCTCCCGTGAAT GTTACATCTGAACAAAATGTAAATGATGCCCTGAAACTAGTTAAAgataaattcggaaaattgaaCTATCTAGTAAATTGTGCTGGAATAGGAGCAGCTGTCAGGACAtacaatttcaagaaaaatgaacCTCATAGTTTAGAAGAATTTACAAAAGTATTGACT ATAAATACAGTGGGTACGTTTAATGTCATCAGGTTGGCTGTGGGTCTATTAGGTCAAAATGAACCGAATGAGAGTGGTGAGAGAGGGGTTATTGTTAATACTGCAAGTGTTGCTGCATTTGATGGGCAAATCGGTCAAGTAGCCTACTCTGCCTCGAAGGGTGGTGTGGTTGGCATGACTTTACCCTTAGCTAGAGATTTAGCTAGTCAAGGAATAAGGGTAGTAACTATAGCTCCTG GGCTTTTTAGGACACCACTGTTGGAGGAATTGCCAGAAAAAGTAATTGCTTCTTTAGAGAAGTCTGTTCCTTTTCCTTCCAGATTAGGGGACCCAAAGGAGTACGCTCATTTGGTGGAAAGTATCATCAGGAATCCGATGTTGAATGGGGAAGTTATAAGGTTGGACGGCGCCATCAGGATGCAACCTTGA
- the LOC123321083 gene encoding 3-hydroxyacyl-CoA dehydrogenase type-2-like — translation MLKGAVCLVTGGASGLGKATVERFIQLGSKVVICDLSKSKGNELSKSLGEDKSLFVPVNIVSENEVKHALEAAQEKFGKLNYLVNCAGIGVAYKTYNFNKNVSHSLDDFLKVLEVNTIGTFNVIRLAVGLIGQNKPNENGERGVIINTASTAAFDGQMGQVAYAASKGAIVGMTLPLSRDLASQGIRVVTIAPGLFQTPILSALPEKVVAFLEKSVPFPSRLGNPVEFAQLVENIIDNPMLNGETIRLDGALRLQI, via the exons ATGTTGAAG GGAGCAGTTTGTCTCGTAACGGGGGGTGCTTCTGGTCTTGGAAAAGCCACAGTTGAAAGGTTTATACAACTAGGATCCAAAGTTGTTATCTGCGATCTTTCAAAGTCTAAAGGAAACGAATTATCGAAATCATTAGGTGAAGACAAATCTTTATTTGTACCAGTAAAT ATTGTCTCTGAGAATGAAGTAAAACATGCACTTGAGGCTGCACAGGAGAAGTTCGGAAAATTAAATTATCTAGTTAATTGTGCTGGAATAGGGGTAGCCTATAAAACctataatttcaataaaaatgtgtCCCACAGCttggatgattttttgaaagttcTTGAA GTTAATACAATAGGGACTTTTAACGTTATCAGATTAGCAGTAGGTCTAATAGGTCAAAATAAGCCAAATGAAAATGGAGAAAGGGGAGTTATCATAAATACAGCAAGTACGGCAGCATTTGATGGACAAATGGGACAAGTAGCATATGCAGCTTCAAAAGGAGCCATTGTAGGAATGACTCTACCTTTATCTAGAGATCTAGCATCTCAAGGAATCAGAGTTGTAACAATAGCTCCTG GTCTTTTCCAAACACCCATATTATCTGCATTACCGGAGAAAGTAGTAGCTTTCCTAGAAAAATCAGTACCCTTTCCTTCTAGACTAGGAaatcctgttgagtttgcccaATTAGTTGAGAATATTATTGATAATCCAATGCTCAATGGAGAAACGATAAGATTGGATGGTGCTTTAAGATTGCAGatttga